The following coding sequences are from one Musa acuminata AAA Group cultivar baxijiao chromosome BXJ2-4, Cavendish_Baxijiao_AAA, whole genome shotgun sequence window:
- the LOC135610717 gene encoding cinnamoyl-CoA reductase 1-like → MEAAGEKKRRVCVTGAGGYLASWLVKLLLSRGYVVHGTVRDPGDPKNAHLKNLDSAAENLQLFKADMLDYNSIVSAIAGCEGVFHVASPVPSKKASNPEVEVIAPAVTGTLNVLKACSEAKVKRVVVVSSVAAVSMSPNWPNGKIRDENCWSDEEYCRKTENWYFLSKTLAEREALDFAEKNRLDVVTVCPSLIIGPLLQSTINASSLVLINLLKGLRPTVENKVLSIVDVRDVADALQLVYEEPNASGRHICAPHRVKMHDLVDILKSIYPHYKYPEIFTEVEEDSEIRSAKLNNLGWKCRTLQESLTDTIECHRAAGLLDRV, encoded by the exons ATGGAGGCGGcgggggagaagaagaggagggtgtGCGTGACTGGCGCCGGAGGTTACCTGGCCTCGTGGCTGGTGAAGCTTCTCCTCAGCCGGGGCTACGTTGTTCATGGCACTGTAAGGGACCCAG GTGATCCAAAAAATGCCCACCTGAAGAATCTGGACAGTGCTGCTGAAAACCTGCAATTATTCAAAGCAGACATGCTAGACTACAATTCTATAGTATCTGCAATTGCTGGATGTGAAGGAGTTTTTCATGTTGCTAGCCCTGTTCCTTCAAAGAAAGCGTCCAATCCAGAG GTGGAGGTCATTGCTCCTGCTGTTACAGGCACTTTGAATGTACTAAAGGCATGTTCTGAGGCTAAAGTTAAGCGAGTGGTAGTGGTATCATCAGTTGCTGCTGTCTCAATGAGTCCCAATTGGCCAAATGGTAAGATTAGGGATGAGAATTGTTGGTCAGATGAGGAATATTGTCGGAAAACGGAG AATTGGTACTTCCTTTCAAAAACACTGGCAGAACGAGAGGCATTGGACTTTGCTGAGAAGAACAGACTTGATGTTGTGACTGTCTGCCCATCTCTCATTATAGGGCCATTGCTCCAATCCACCATCAATGCTAGCAGCTTAGTTCTCATAAATCTTTTAAAAG GTCTCCGTCCGACTGTGGAGAATAAAGTTCTATCCATTGTGGATGTTCGAGATGTAGCTGATGCTCTGCAGCTGGTGTATGAGGAACCGAATGCATCAGGACGACACATTTGTGCACCTCATCGGGTGAAAATGCATGACTTAGTGGACATACTGAAGAGCATATATCCTCACTACAAATATCCTGAAAT TTTTACTGAGGTGGAGGAGGATTCCGAAATTCGTTCGGCGAAGTTGAACAACTTGGGATGGAAATGCAGGACTCTGCAGGAGAGCCTCACCGACACCATTGAATGCCACCGAGCTGCAGGTCTTCTGGATAGGGTGTAA
- the LOC135610716 gene encoding pyrophosphate--fructose 6-phosphate 1-phosphotransferase subunit alpha-like, which yields MDSDFGVPRELSELQKKRAQYHPELPPCLQGITVRVEFGDSTTCADPSSTNVIGRAFPHTFGQPLAHFLRATAKVPDAQIITEHPPMRVGVLFCGRQSPGGHNVVWGLYKAIKIRNPDSVLLGFVGGTEGLFTQKTREITDEVLATYKNQGGYDLLGRTVDQIRTTEQVNAAMTACNDLKLDGLVIIGGVTSNSDAAQLAETFAEAKCPTKVVGVPVTLNGDLKNQFVETNVGFDTVCRVNSQLISNVCIDAQSAEKYYYFIRLMGRKVSHVALECALQSHPNMLILGEEVALSKLTIFDIAKQICDAVQARAEKEKYHGVILIPEGLVESIPELYALLQEIHGLHNQGILTDKISSRLSPWASALFEFLPPFIRKQLLLHPESDDSAQLSQIETEKLLAQLVEKEMNRRMEEGIYKGKKFNAICHFFGYQARGSVPSKFDCDYAYVLGHICYHILAAGLNGYMATATNLKHPVNKWRCGAAPLTAMMTVKRYSRGPGAVPVGKPAIHPSTVDLKGKVYELLRQKAPSFLMDDLYRNPGPLQFEGPGADAKTYTLAIEDQDYMGRMKKLQEYLDKVKSIVKPGCSQEVVKAALSSMASVTEVLSVMTTPSFGGHQPL from the exons ATGGATTCAGATTTCGGGGTTCCACGGGAGCTGTCGGAGCTCCAGAAGAAGCGAGCTCAGTATCATCCTGAGCTTCCACCATGCCTTCag GGCATTACAGTGAGAGTGGAGTTCGGCGATTCGACAACCTGTGCAGATCCATCTAGTACAAATGTCATCGGCCGGGCCTTCCCGCACACATTTGGCCAGCCCTTGGCTCATTTTTTGAGGGCAACAGCAAAGGTACCTGATGCCCAGATCATCACAGAGCATCCTCCTATGAG GGTCGGTGTCCTATTTTGTGGAAGGCAGTCACCAGGAGGACACAATGTTGTATGGGGACTTTATAAGGCTATCAAGATACGCAACCCTGACAGTGTCTTGCTTGGTTTTGTTG GTGGCACTGAAGGTCTATTTACACAAAAAACTCGGGAAATCACAGATGAGGTTCTTGCTACCTACAAGAACCAAG GTGGCTATGATTTGCTGGGCCGAACAGTGGATCAAATCAGAACTACTGAGCAGGTAAATGCTGCTATGACCGCATGCAATGATCTGAAGTTGGATGGTCTTGTCATTATCGGAG GTGTCACATCCAACTCGGATGCTGCTCAGCTTGCCGAGACATTTGCTGAGGCCAAATGTCCAACAAAG GTGGTTGGTGTGCCTGTTACTTTGAATGGGGATCTTAAGAATCAATTTGTTGAGACAAACGTTGGATTTGATACTGTATGCAGG GTTAATTCGCAACTAATCAGTAATGTCTGTATAGATGCGCAATCTGCAGAGAAG tattattattttattcgcCTGATGGGTCGCAAGGTATCCCATGTGGCTTTAGAATGTGCACTTCAATCTCATCCTAATATG CTCATCTTGGGAGAGGAGGTGGCATTGTCAAAACTTACTATTTTTGACATTGCAAAGCAAATTTGTGATGCAGTTCAAGCCAGAGCAGAGAAAG AAAAGTACCATGGCGTCATTCTTATCCCGGAGGGGCTCGTAGAGAGCATTCCAGAATTGTATGCTCTTTTACAG GAAATTCATGGTCTCCACAACCAAGGCATTTTGACCGACAAAATTTCTTCTCGTCTTTCACCTTGGGCATCTGCCTTGTTCGAATTCCTGCCGCCCTTTATCAGGAAACAG CTGCTGCTTCATCCAGAGTCTGATGACTCTGCCCAGTTGTCCCAG ATCGAGACAGAAAAGCTTCTGGCACAATTAGTAGAAAAAGAAATGAACAGAAGGATG GAAGAAGGCATATACAAAGGAAAAAAATTCAATGCTATATGCCATTTTTTTGGATATCAAGCTCGTGGATCTGTACCATCAAAATTCGACTGTGACTATGCATAT GTTCTTGGACACATCTGCTATCATATTCTAGCAGCTGGTTTGAATGGATACATGGCTACTGCAACGAACTTGAAACACCCTGTGAACAAGTGGCGTTGTGGTGCTGCACCACTCACG GCGATGATGACCGTGAAGCGATACTCGCGTGGTCCTGGAGCTGTTCCTGTTGGAAAACCTGCCATCCATCCTTCCACAGTCGACTTGAAAGGGAAAGTATATGA GTTGCTGAGACAGAAGGCTCCGAGCTTTTTAATGGATGATTTATACAGAAACCCAGGGCCACTTCAGTTTGAAGGGCCGGGTGCTGATGCAAAGACCTACACACTCGCCATTGAGGATCAAGATTACATGGGCCGGATGAAGAAGCTTCAGGAGTATCTTGATAAG GTGAAGAGCATTGTGAAGCCTGGGTGTTCACAAGAGGTTGTGAAAGCTGCCCTGAGCTCTATGGCCTCTGTGACAGAAGTACTATCAGTGATGACGACTCCGTCGTTTGGTGGCCATCAGCCACTTTAA